The Streptomyces sp. HSG2 genome has a segment encoding these proteins:
- a CDS encoding TrmH family RNA methyltransferase encodes MTDLVTDWRRLASSTVLLDGFHALKHALRFGAEVPAAVTQDRRAVLALADELAPDLRERLGAILDEVPGSVYESLVPRPHPTGVAALAERPSRDANLRELARIPRRAPLVVLDRPRHLGNAGAVVRLAAGFGATGVVTTGTLDPWHATVVRGGAGLHFATVVEPVEVDRLPDGPLYALDPTGEDLRRLRLPDDALLAFGSERDGLSGELRGRADRLVSLPMRAGVSSYNLATSVAMALYHWSAGASVGRLAAPDEGPS; translated from the coding sequence ATGACCGACCTCGTGACCGACTGGCGTCGGCTCGCCTCCTCCACCGTGCTGCTGGACGGCTTCCACGCGCTCAAGCACGCCCTTCGCTTCGGTGCGGAGGTCCCCGCGGCGGTGACCCAGGACCGCCGGGCCGTGCTGGCCCTCGCCGACGAGCTGGCACCCGACCTGCGGGAGCGACTCGGCGCGATCCTCGACGAGGTCCCCGGGTCCGTGTACGAATCTCTGGTTCCCCGGCCACATCCCACCGGCGTGGCGGCCCTTGCCGAGCGCCCCTCGCGGGATGCCAACCTCCGGGAGCTGGCGCGAATCCCCCGCCGGGCGCCGCTCGTGGTGCTCGACCGGCCGCGCCATCTCGGCAACGCCGGGGCCGTGGTCAGGCTCGCGGCGGGTTTCGGCGCCACGGGGGTGGTCACGACGGGGACGCTCGACCCCTGGCACGCCACCGTGGTGCGGGGCGGCGCGGGGCTGCACTTCGCGACGGTCGTGGAACCCGTGGAAGTCGACCGCCTCCCCGACGGCCCGCTCTACGCCCTCGACCCGACGGGCGAGGACCTCCGTCGCCTGCGGTTGCCCGACGACGCCCTACTCGCCTTCGGCTCCGAGCGCGACGGGCTCTCGGGCGAACTCCGCGGCCGGGCCGACCGGCTGGTGTCGCTCCCGATGCGCGCCGGGGTCTCCAGCTACAACCTGGCGACCAGCGTCGCCATGGCGTTGTACCACTGGAGCGCCGGCGCGTCGGTCGGTCGCCTCGCCGCTCCAGACGAGGGCCCGTCCTGA
- a CDS encoding TetR/AcrR family transcriptional regulator: protein MNSGRRDTYTPETLLSVAVRVFEERGYDGTSMEHLSQAAGISKSSIYHHVSGKEELLRRSVGRALDGLFGILEEEPARRGRAVERLEYVVRRTVEVLMAELPHVTLLLRVRGNTATERWALERRREFDRRVAELLRAAAGEGDVRDDVEARLATRLAFGMINSIVEWYRPEGRETGASEVRDAVVRLVFEGLRRER from the coding sequence GTGAACTCCGGCCGACGCGACACCTACACCCCGGAGACCCTGCTCTCCGTCGCCGTGCGGGTCTTCGAGGAGCGAGGCTACGACGGCACTTCGATGGAGCACCTCTCCCAGGCCGCGGGGATCTCCAAGTCGTCGATCTACCATCATGTCTCCGGCAAGGAGGAGTTGCTGCGCCGGTCCGTCGGCCGTGCGCTGGACGGGCTCTTCGGCATCCTGGAGGAGGAGCCCGCGCGGCGTGGCCGGGCCGTGGAGCGGCTGGAGTACGTGGTGCGGCGCACGGTCGAGGTCCTCATGGCCGAGCTGCCCCACGTGACCCTGCTGCTCCGGGTGCGCGGCAACACCGCCACGGAGCGCTGGGCGCTGGAACGGCGCCGCGAGTTCGACCGGCGGGTGGCGGAGCTGCTGCGGGCCGCCGCCGGCGAGGGCGACGTGCGGGACGACGTGGAGGCCCGGCTCGCCACGCGCCTCGCCTTCGGGATGATCAATTCCATCGTGGAGTGGTATCGCCCCGAGGGACGGGAGACGGGTGCCTCGGAGGTCCGCGACGCGGTGGTCCGCCTCGTCTTCGAGGGCCTGCGCCGGGAGCGCTGA
- a CDS encoding alpha-ketoacid dehydrogenase subunit beta, translating into MTTLAEKPATLASALRRALRDSMAADPGVHVMGEDVGKLGGVFRVTDGLAEEFGEHRCTDTPLAEAGILGTAVGMAMYGLRPVVEMQFDAFAYPAFEQLVSHVARMRNRTRGRLPMPLTIRVPYGGGIGGVEHHSDSSEAYYMATPGLHVVTPATVADAYGLLRAAVVSDDPVVFLEPKRLYWSKEPWDPEAPAAVEPVGRAVVRRPGRSVTLLTYGPSVPVCLEAAEAAVAEGWELEVVDLRSLVPFDDETVCASVRRTGRALVVHEAGSFAGPGAEIAARVTERCFHRLEAPVLRVAGFDVPYPPPMLERHHLPGVDRILDAVGRLQWEAESR; encoded by the coding sequence GTGACGACTCTCGCCGAGAAGCCGGCCACTCTGGCGAGCGCTCTCCGACGCGCGCTACGCGATTCCATGGCCGCCGATCCCGGTGTCCACGTCATGGGCGAGGACGTCGGGAAGCTCGGCGGCGTCTTCCGGGTCACGGACGGGCTGGCCGAGGAGTTCGGCGAGCACCGCTGCACGGACACCCCGCTCGCCGAGGCCGGCATCTTGGGCACGGCCGTGGGGATGGCGATGTACGGTCTGCGCCCGGTGGTGGAGATGCAGTTCGACGCCTTCGCCTATCCGGCGTTCGAACAACTGGTGTCGCACGTCGCCCGGATGCGAAACCGCACCCGAGGCCGCCTGCCCATGCCCCTGACCATTCGCGTCCCCTACGGGGGAGGAATCGGCGGTGTGGAGCACCACAGCGACTCGTCCGAGGCGTACTACATGGCGACGCCGGGGCTGCACGTCGTCACACCCGCCACGGTCGCCGACGCGTACGGTCTGCTGCGCGCCGCCGTCGTCTCCGACGATCCGGTGGTCTTCCTCGAACCCAAACGCCTCTACTGGTCGAAGGAGCCGTGGGACCCCGAGGCGCCCGCGGCCGTCGAGCCGGTCGGCCGGGCGGTGGTGCGGCGTCCGGGGCGGAGCGTCACCCTTCTCACCTACGGGCCTTCCGTCCCGGTCTGCCTGGAGGCGGCGGAGGCCGCCGTCGCCGAGGGCTGGGAGCTGGAAGTGGTCGATCTGAGGTCTCTGGTCCCGTTCGACGACGAGACGGTGTGCGCCTCCGTGCGACGGACCGGGCGTGCCCTCGTCGTCCACGAGGCGGGATCCTTCGCGGGGCCCGGCGCGGAGATCGCGGCCCGGGTCACGGAACGCTGCTTCCATCGGCTGGAGGCGCCGGTGTTGCGGGTGGCGGGCTTCGACGTGCCGTATCCCCCGCCCATGCTGGAGCGCCATCATCTGCCCGGCGTGGACCGGATCCTTGACGCGGTGGGGCGTCTGCAGTGGGAGGCGGAGAGCCGATGA
- the pdhA gene encoding pyruvate dehydrogenase (acetyl-transferring) E1 component subunit alpha — MTVTEQRVGYRPTPPPAWQPRTDPAPLLPDAEPYRVLGTAAAGDIDPESLLALHARLVRGRRYNTQATALTKQGRLAVYPSSAGQEACQIAAAHALRDHDWLFPSYRDTLAVVARGVDPVEALTLLRGDWHTGYDPREHRVAPLSTPLATQLPHAVGLAHAARLQGDDVVALALVGDGGTSEGDFHEALNFAAVWRAPVVFLVQNNGFAISVPLDKQTAAPSLAHKAVGYGMPGRLVDGNDVVAVHQVLADSVHQARQGCGPTLVEAITYRVDAHTNADDATRYRGDDEVETWREHDPVELLRRELTRRGLLDDEGVRAVEEEAERMAADLRARMNVTPQLDPLALFAHVYDQPTRQLREQRDGLCAELSAEAEGAGR, encoded by the coding sequence ATGACGGTCACGGAGCAGCGGGTCGGGTACCGGCCCACGCCGCCACCCGCCTGGCAGCCCCGTACGGACCCCGCGCCGTTGCTGCCCGACGCCGAGCCGTACCGCGTCCTCGGGACGGCCGCGGCCGGTGACATCGACCCCGAGTCGCTCCTCGCCCTGCATGCTCGGCTGGTGCGCGGCAGGCGATACAACACCCAGGCCACGGCGCTGACGAAGCAGGGGCGGCTCGCCGTCTACCCGTCGAGCGCGGGTCAGGAGGCGTGTCAGATCGCGGCGGCACACGCCCTGCGGGACCACGACTGGCTCTTCCCGAGCTACCGTGACACGCTCGCTGTCGTCGCCCGGGGCGTCGACCCCGTCGAGGCGCTCACCCTGCTCCGGGGCGACTGGCACACCGGCTACGACCCGCGTGAGCATCGCGTGGCCCCGCTGTCCACGCCGCTCGCCACCCAGTTGCCCCACGCGGTGGGGCTGGCGCACGCGGCCCGTCTCCAGGGCGACGACGTCGTCGCCCTGGCACTGGTCGGCGACGGGGGCACCAGCGAGGGAGACTTCCACGAGGCGCTGAACTTCGCGGCCGTCTGGCGGGCGCCGGTCGTCTTCCTGGTGCAGAACAACGGCTTCGCCATCTCCGTCCCCCTCGACAAGCAGACCGCTGCCCCGTCTCTGGCTCACAAGGCGGTCGGCTACGGCATGCCCGGTCGCCTGGTCGACGGAAACGACGTCGTCGCGGTCCACCAGGTACTCGCCGACTCCGTCCACCAGGCCCGGCAGGGGTGCGGGCCCACTCTGGTCGAGGCGATCACCTATCGGGTGGACGCCCACACCAACGCCGACGACGCCACGCGCTATCGGGGCGACGACGAGGTCGAGACCTGGCGCGAGCACGACCCCGTCGAACTCCTGCGTCGGGAGCTGACCCGTCGTGGCCTGCTCGACGACGAGGGGGTGCGGGCCGTCGAGGAGGAGGCCGAACGGATGGCCGCGGACCTGCGAGCGCGGATGAACGTCACCCCCCAGCTCGATCCCCTCGCGCTCTTCGCCCATGTGTACGACCAACCCACCCGGCAGCTTCGCGAGCAACGTGACGGGTTGTGCGCCGAGCTGAGCGCGGAGGCGGAAGGAGCCGGCCGGTGA
- a CDS encoding dihydrolipoamide acetyltransferase family protein produces MTRALEFRLPDLGEGLTEAEIVRWLVDVGDVVVVDQPVVEVETAKASVEVPCPHAGVVTARFGEEGEELPVGSPLLTVAIGVDGQAPDGDRGARAPGVGSGSPEASDATGGSGNVLVGYGTSGASSRRRRVRPAGAARPTGAGGRADGHPRPAKRPEGPVPVISPLVRRLARQHQVDLRELRGSGPEGLILRSDVEDVLGVDRRAIGRPGGEAARPSSESAAPADPGPRGGAPTSPSPGVDGVRTPLRGLRGAVADKLSRSRREIPDATCWVDADATELIRARAAVNGVDGPRVSLMALLARICAAALARHPELNARVDHEAREIVRFDRVHLGFAAQTARGLVVPVVRDAHTRSAESFSAEFARLTEAARNGTLSPAQLTGGTFTLNNYGVFGVDGSTPIINHPEAAMLGVGRVAPKPWAHAGELAVRQVVQLSLTFDHRVCDGGTAGGFLRYVADCVEQPAVLLRTL; encoded by the coding sequence ATGACGCGGGCGCTGGAGTTCAGGCTTCCCGACCTCGGCGAAGGGCTCACCGAGGCGGAGATCGTGCGCTGGCTGGTCGATGTCGGTGACGTCGTGGTCGTGGACCAGCCGGTGGTGGAGGTCGAGACCGCCAAGGCGTCGGTGGAGGTGCCCTGCCCTCACGCGGGGGTGGTCACCGCCCGATTCGGTGAGGAGGGCGAGGAACTGCCCGTGGGCTCGCCCCTGCTGACGGTGGCGATCGGTGTGGACGGGCAGGCCCCGGACGGGGACCGGGGAGCGCGGGCGCCCGGCGTGGGAAGCGGTTCCCCGGAGGCGTCGGACGCGACCGGAGGGTCCGGGAACGTCCTGGTCGGTTACGGCACCTCTGGGGCGTCCTCGCGACGCCGCAGGGTGAGGCCGGCGGGGGCGGCGCGTCCGACCGGCGCGGGCGGGCGAGCGGACGGGCACCCACGCCCGGCGAAGCGGCCCGAGGGCCCGGTGCCCGTCATCTCCCCGCTGGTCCGCCGACTGGCCAGGCAACACCAAGTCGATCTGCGGGAGCTGCGGGGGTCCGGTCCGGAGGGGTTGATCCTCCGCAGCGACGTGGAGGACGTCCTGGGCGTGGACCGGCGGGCGATCGGGCGACCGGGCGGCGAGGCGGCGCGTCCGTCGTCGGAGTCGGCCGCCCCGGCGGATCCCGGACCGAGGGGCGGGGCTCCGACGTCCCCCTCTCCCGGCGTCGATGGCGTCCGCACGCCGCTGCGGGGGTTGCGTGGCGCCGTGGCGGACAAGCTGTCCCGTAGCAGGCGCGAGATCCCTGACGCGACCTGCTGGGTGGACGCCGACGCCACCGAACTGATCCGTGCCCGGGCCGCCGTGAACGGCGTGGACGGTCCGCGGGTCTCCCTGATGGCGTTGCTGGCGCGGATCTGCGCCGCCGCGTTGGCTCGCCACCCGGAGTTGAACGCCAGGGTCGACCACGAGGCCCGGGAGATCGTCCGGTTCGACCGGGTCCACCTGGGCTTCGCGGCCCAGACCGCGCGTGGGCTCGTGGTCCCGGTGGTGCGGGACGCGCACACGCGCAGCGCCGAGTCCTTCTCGGCCGAGTTCGCGCGGCTGACGGAGGCGGCGCGGAACGGCACGCTGTCGCCTGCCCAGTTGACGGGAGGCACCTTCACTCTCAACAACTACGGGGTCTTCGGCGTGGACGGCTCGACGCCGATCATCAACCATCCCGAGGCGGCGATGCTCGGTGTGGGGCGCGTGGCACCCAAGCCCTGGGCGCACGCCGGGGAACTCGCCGTGCGGCAGGTCGTGCAGTTGTCGCTCACCTTCGATCACCGGGTGTGCGACGGGGGCACTGCGGGAGGTTTCCTACGGTACGTGGCGGATTGTGTGGAACAGCCGGCTGTGCTGCTGCGCACACTCTGA
- a CDS encoding molybdopterin molybdotransferase MoeA: MTPYPAPAPDGPEAVTADAPAEAADGTVGHGARPDVDDPDIEEALALVRDVPAPHRPESGGTRYTTGETASPQAPPTADLSWPDARENAVAAGRAIARAISTAGAVPLQEALGRTLVDPLTALTDLPAFDTSAMDGWALAGPGPWQVRRGSLSAGDAESTPLVDGEAVRVATGVRVPPDTTAVLRSEHGRLTDGGRLHALHEIVPGQDIRPRGQECRSGDRLLPAGATVTPAVLGLAAAAGYDDLVAVGRPRVAVLVLGDELLRSGPPHDGMIRDALGPMLPPWLRALGAEVVSERRLGDDADALAREIGRAQADVVVTTGGTAAGPLDHVHAVLRRLGAERLVDGVRVRPGHPMLLARTGPTQLFVGLPGNPLAAVSGLLTLVEPVLRALAARPVAETYAVPLAGAVRGHPGGTRLVPVTLRGAEAVPLPYAGPAMLRGVAAADALAVVPPGGVDVGQDAELLDLPWTTGGIGVCFT; the protein is encoded by the coding sequence ATGACCCCCTACCCCGCGCCTGCCCCGGACGGACCCGAGGCCGTCACGGCCGACGCGCCCGCCGAGGCAGCCGACGGCACGGTCGGGCACGGCGCCCGACCGGACGTGGACGACCCGGACATCGAGGAGGCGCTCGCGCTGGTGAGGGATGTGCCCGCCCCTCACCGCCCGGAGTCCGGCGGCACGCGGTACACGACGGGCGAAACCGCGAGCCCGCAGGCCCCCCCGACGGCCGACCTTTCTTGGCCCGACGCTCGGGAGAACGCGGTCGCGGCCGGACGCGCCATCGCTCGGGCGATTTCGACGGCCGGTGCCGTACCGCTTCAGGAGGCGCTCGGCCGCACACTGGTCGATCCACTGACCGCGCTGACGGACCTTCCTGCCTTCGACACGTCCGCGATGGACGGTTGGGCGCTGGCCGGGCCCGGGCCCTGGCAGGTACGGCGAGGGAGCCTGTCCGCCGGGGACGCCGAGTCCACCCCGCTCGTGGACGGCGAGGCGGTCCGCGTCGCGACCGGTGTCCGTGTTCCGCCGGACACCACCGCGGTGTTGCGGTCCGAGCACGGCCGTCTCACGGACGGGGGGCGGTTGCACGCCCTTCACGAGATCGTCCCGGGCCAGGACATCCGCCCCCGAGGCCAGGAGTGCCGGAGCGGTGACCGCCTGCTGCCGGCCGGTGCCACGGTGACCCCGGCCGTTCTCGGACTCGCGGCGGCGGCCGGCTACGACGACCTGGTCGCCGTCGGACGGCCTCGGGTCGCCGTGCTCGTCCTCGGGGACGAACTGCTTCGCTCGGGTCCGCCACACGACGGGATGATCAGGGACGCCCTCGGGCCGATGCTGCCGCCTTGGCTGCGGGCGCTCGGCGCCGAGGTCGTGTCGGAACGGCGCCTCGGTGACGATGCCGACGCGTTGGCCCGCGAGATCGGCCGGGCACAGGCCGATGTCGTCGTCACCACCGGTGGGACCGCCGCCGGCCCCCTCGACCACGTCCACGCGGTGCTGCGCCGGCTGGGCGCCGAACGCCTCGTGGACGGCGTGCGGGTACGCCCCGGGCATCCGATGCTGCTCGCCCGGACCGGACCCACCCAGTTGTTCGTCGGTCTGCCCGGCAACCCCCTCGCGGCCGTCTCGGGTCTGCTGACGTTGGTCGAGCCGGTGCTCCGGGCGCTGGCCGCCAGGCCGGTCGCGGAGACGTACGCGGTCCCTCTGGCGGGCGCCGTGCGAGGACACCCCGGTGGCACCCGGCTCGTCCCGGTGACACTGCGCGGTGCCGAGGCGGTACCTCTGCCCTACGCGGGACCGGCGATGCTGAGGGGTGTCGCGGCGGCCGACGCCCTCGCGGTCGTCCCACCCGGTGGCGTGGACGTCGGGCAGGACGCGGAGTTGCTCGACCTGCCGTGGACCACCGGCGGAATCGGAGTGTGTTTCACGTGA
- a CDS encoding Lrp/AsnC family transcriptional regulator: MASEQMAEPGDGVESTAGQAPVPRPLSRPMDAVDRGILRVLQTDGRASVRSVAERVHVSRANAYARINRLVEDGVIRGFGARVDHERAGQGTSAYITLRIVQNSWRTVRERLRQLPGASHIALVGGDFDVLLLVHTPDNRALRELVLTRIQSIPEVLGSRTLLVFEEEDLESGD; this comes from the coding sequence ATGGCATCTGAACAAATGGCCGAGCCGGGGGACGGAGTCGAGAGCACCGCGGGGCAGGCACCTGTCCCGCGTCCGCTCTCCCGCCCCATGGACGCCGTGGATCGCGGCATCCTGCGGGTACTGCAGACGGACGGTCGCGCGTCGGTACGGTCGGTCGCCGAGCGGGTGCACGTCTCCCGCGCCAACGCCTACGCGCGCATCAACCGCCTCGTCGAGGACGGGGTCATCCGCGGATTCGGCGCCCGTGTCGACCACGAGCGGGCGGGGCAGGGGACATCCGCGTACATCACGCTGAGGATCGTGCAGAACAGTTGGCGCACGGTCCGCGAGCGGCTCAGGCAGTTGCCCGGGGCCTCCCACATCGCCTTGGTCGGCGGCGACTTCGACGTCCTGCTGTTGGTGCACACGCCGGACAACCGCGCCCTGCGGGAGCTGGTCCTGACCCGTATCCAGTCGATACCCGAGGTGCTGGGCAGCCGGACCCTGCTGGTCTTCGAGGAGGAGGACCTGGAGTCCGGCGACTGA
- the paaN gene encoding phenylacetic acid degradation protein PaaN: protein MAAELTAHSLIAEHRPTLDRALEAITTRAYWSPHPEHPKAYGENGGLDATAGKAAFDALSGTRFDLGQPGTDGWVDGESSPYGPSLGVGYPHADPDTLLPAMEEGIPAWRDAGPELRAAVCLEILGRIGDRTHEFAHAVMHTSGQAFMMAFQAGGPHAQDRGLEAIAYAYAEQVRVPASARWVKPQGKRDPLTLTKRFTPVPRGIGLVIGCNTFPTWNGYPGLFASLATGNAVLVKPHPRAVLPLALTVRIAREVLGASGFDPNLVCLAAERPGEGIAKTLAVRPEIRVVDYTGSTEFGDWLEANARQAQVFTEKAGVNTVIVESTDDYRGMLSNLAFSLSLYSGQMCTTPQNLLIPRGGIRTDQGPKTFDEVTADLARAVDALLEDDARACGLLGALVNPDVKARVESVADLGEVVLASREITHPEFPDAVVRTPAIVKVDGAKPDDEAVYLSERFGPISFAVAVDSPGHAVRLLRRSVREQGAMTVGAHTTDPEVERAVTEACLAEAAQLSLNLTGGVYVNQTAAFSDLHGSGGNPAANAALTDGAFVASRFRVIEVRSEEHNTSESA, encoded by the coding sequence ATGGCCGCCGAACTCACCGCGCACTCACTGATCGCCGAACACCGGCCCACCCTCGACCGTGCGCTGGAGGCGATCACCACCCGCGCGTACTGGTCCCCCCACCCCGAACACCCCAAGGCATACGGGGAGAACGGCGGCCTGGACGCGACCGCGGGCAAGGCGGCCTTCGACGCCCTGTCGGGTACGCGCTTCGACCTCGGACAGCCGGGCACCGACGGATGGGTCGACGGCGAGTCCTCCCCGTACGGCCCCTCCCTCGGGGTCGGCTACCCTCACGCGGATCCCGACACGCTTCTCCCCGCCATGGAGGAAGGGATCCCCGCGTGGCGCGACGCGGGACCCGAGCTGCGTGCCGCGGTCTGCCTGGAGATCCTCGGTCGGATCGGCGACCGGACCCACGAGTTCGCCCACGCGGTCATGCACACCTCCGGCCAGGCGTTCATGATGGCGTTCCAGGCGGGCGGCCCGCACGCCCAGGACCGCGGTCTTGAGGCCATCGCGTACGCCTACGCGGAGCAGGTCCGTGTCCCCGCGAGCGCCCGATGGGTGAAGCCACAGGGCAAGCGCGACCCTCTGACGCTCACCAAGCGCTTCACCCCGGTCCCCCGCGGCATCGGCCTGGTGATCGGTTGCAACACCTTCCCCACGTGGAACGGCTACCCCGGCCTGTTCGCCTCGCTGGCCACGGGCAACGCCGTCCTGGTCAAGCCCCACCCGCGGGCCGTGCTGCCGCTCGCGCTCACGGTGCGGATCGCCCGCGAAGTGCTCGGCGCGTCGGGATTCGACCCGAACCTCGTCTGTCTCGCGGCCGAGCGACCGGGCGAGGGCATCGCCAAGACCCTCGCGGTCCGGCCGGAGATCCGCGTCGTCGACTACACCGGATCGACGGAATTCGGGGACTGGCTGGAGGCCAATGCCCGCCAGGCACAGGTGTTCACCGAGAAGGCCGGCGTCAACACCGTGATCGTCGAATCCACCGACGACTACCGGGGCATGCTGTCCAATCTCGCCTTCTCCCTTTCCCTGTACAGCGGCCAGATGTGCACCACCCCGCAGAACCTCCTGATCCCCCGTGGAGGAATCCGCACCGACCAGGGCCCCAAGACCTTCGACGAGGTGACCGCGGACCTCGCGCGGGCCGTCGACGCACTCCTGGAGGACGACGCGCGGGCCTGTGGACTGCTCGGTGCCCTCGTCAACCCGGACGTCAAGGCCCGTGTGGAGAGTGTCGCGGATCTGGGCGAAGTCGTCCTGGCCTCCCGCGAGATCACCCACCCCGAGTTCCCCGACGCCGTCGTGCGCACCCCGGCCATCGTGAAGGTGGACGGAGCGAAACCGGACGACGAGGCCGTGTATCTGAGCGAGCGGTTCGGCCCGATCTCCTTCGCCGTCGCCGTCGACTCCCCCGGCCACGCGGTGCGGCTGCTGCGCCGTAGCGTCAGAGAACAGGGGGCGATGACCGTCGGCGCCCACACCACCGACCCGGAGGTGGAACGGGCCGTCACCGAGGCCTGTCTGGCGGAGGCCGCCCAGCTGTCGCTCAACCTCACCGGCGGGGTGTACGTCAATCAGACGGCCGCGTTCTCCGATCTCCACGGCTCCGGCGGAAACCCGGCGGCCAACGCCGCCCTCACCGACGGCGCCTTCGTGGCCTCGCGGTTCCGCGTGATCGAGGTACGAAGCGAGGAGCACAACACCTCGGAGTCCGCCTGA
- a CDS encoding potassium channel family protein produces MKLPGQDLIARQADEHLVTHRVKLPRKLVEHPVRQVAKRLSLALLVLVLTALIVYVDRAGYSDNSDGPIDLLDSFYYATVTLSTTGYGDITPVTDAARLTNILVITPLRVLFLIILVGTTLEALTERTREEWRLNRWRSTLRDHTVVVGFGTKGRSALQTVCATGLRKEQVVVVDPSTKVIEAATADGYAGVIGDATRSDVLKRAEVQKARQILIATQRDDTAVLVALTARQLNRGAKIVAAVREEENAPLLKQSGADAVITSASAAGRLLGLSVLSPAAGMVMEDLIQQGSGLDLVERPVIKSEVGRSPRETDDLVVSVLRGHRVLGYDDPAVGVLELTDRLITIVRATPATRVTPDVRPLPRD; encoded by the coding sequence GTGAAACTGCCGGGCCAAGACCTCATCGCCCGCCAAGCGGACGAGCATCTGGTGACGCACCGCGTGAAGCTTCCGCGCAAGCTGGTGGAGCATCCGGTGCGGCAGGTCGCCAAGCGACTCTCGCTCGCCCTGTTGGTCCTGGTGCTCACCGCTCTGATCGTCTACGTCGACCGCGCCGGGTACAGCGACAATTCCGACGGCCCCATCGACCTCCTCGACTCCTTCTACTACGCCACTGTCACGCTCTCGACCACCGGGTACGGCGACATCACCCCCGTGACCGACGCGGCCCGGCTGACCAACATCCTGGTCATCACGCCCCTGCGCGTGCTGTTCCTGATCATCCTCGTCGGCACCACGCTGGAAGCACTCACCGAGCGCACCCGGGAGGAATGGCGACTCAACCGCTGGAGGTCCACCTTGCGCGATCACACCGTCGTCGTCGGGTTCGGGACGAAGGGACGATCCGCTCTGCAGACCGTCTGCGCGACCGGGCTCCGGAAGGAACAGGTCGTCGTCGTCGACCCCAGCACCAAGGTGATCGAGGCCGCCACGGCCGACGGCTACGCCGGGGTGATCGGTGACGCCACCCGCAGCGACGTACTCAAGCGCGCCGAGGTACAGAAGGCGCGACAGATCCTGATCGCCACCCAGCGGGACGACACGGCCGTCCTGGTGGCCTTGACGGCTCGACAGCTCAACCGAGGAGCCAAGATCGTGGCCGCGGTCCGAGAAGAGGAGAACGCGCCGCTTCTCAAGCAGTCCGGGGCGGACGCGGTGATCACCAGTGCCAGCGCGGCCGGGCGACTCCTCGGACTCTCCGTGCTCAGCCCGGCCGCCGGGATGGTCATGGAGGATCTGATCCAGCAGGGCAGTGGGCTCGACCTCGTCGAACGGCCGGTCATAAAGTCCGAGGTGGGCCGCAGCCCGCGGGAGACCGATGATCTGGTGGTGAGCGTGTTGCGCGGACACCGTGTGCTCGGTTACGACGATCCGGCCGTCGGCGTGCTGGAACTGACGGACCGGTTGATCACCATCGTGAGGGCGACACCGGCCACTCGGGTCACCCCCGACGTCAGGCCCCTGCCCCGTGACTGA
- a CDS encoding NTP transferase domain-containing protein codes for MTAYECSGARGVEAGPGSRSGPAGYDAVVLAGGAARRLGGVDKPSVRVGGRTLLDRVLRSCADACATVVVAEPAPVARPVTWAGEDPPGAGPLAALEAGARCTEAERIVVLSADLPFVTGAHVHRLLDALAAGTADGVLTTDAEGREQPLVAVYRGRALRHALTRLRREHRVLDGLPLRVLTASLAVERVKDPVASFDCDTWDDIARARARIREHGLVLDEWISAVEEELGVDLDVDAASLLDLARDAAHGVARPAAPLTTFLVGYAAARSGGGPLAVAEAVRAATALARSWADEGKTGGPADPTGSGTLDAAPSPALGAREEHG; via the coding sequence ATGACCGCGTACGAGTGCAGCGGCGCCCGCGGCGTCGAGGCCGGCCCCGGCTCCCGGAGCGGGCCCGCCGGGTACGACGCCGTCGTTCTCGCCGGGGGCGCCGCCCGCCGGCTTGGCGGCGTCGACAAGCCCTCCGTGCGGGTCGGCGGGCGCACGCTGCTCGACAGGGTGCTCCGGTCCTGCGCCGATGCCTGCGCCACCGTGGTGGTGGCCGAGCCCGCACCGGTCGCGCGGCCGGTGACATGGGCCGGCGAGGACCCGCCCGGCGCCGGGCCGCTGGCCGCCCTCGAGGCCGGGGCCCGGTGTACCGAGGCGGAACGGATCGTGGTCCTCTCGGCCGACCTGCCGTTCGTCACCGGGGCCCACGTACACCGACTGCTCGACGCCCTCGCGGCCGGCACGGCGGACGGGGTGCTGACGACGGACGCGGAAGGGCGCGAGCAACCCTTGGTCGCCGTCTACCGAGGTCGTGCCCTGCGCCACGCCCTGACGCGGCTGCGTCGGGAGCACCGGGTCCTCGACGGGTTGCCCCTGCGCGTACTCACCGCGTCATTGGCCGTGGAACGGGTCAAGGACCCCGTCGCGTCCTTCGACTGCGACACCTGGGACGACATCGCCAGGGCGAGGGCTCGTATCAGGGAGCATGGGCTCGTGTTGGACGAATGGATCTCCGCGGTCGAGGAGGAGCTTGGGGTCGACCTCGATGTCGACGCCGCGTCGCTGCTCGACCTGGCCCGTGACGCCGCCCACGGTGTGGCCCGTCCGGCGGCGCCGCTGACCACCTTCCTCGTCGGCTACGCGGCGGCGCGGTCGGGTGGGGGCCCTCTCGCCGTCGCCGAAGCGGTGCGGGCGGCCACCGCGCTGGCCCGAAGCTGGGCCGACGAGGGAAAGACCGGCGGCCCGGCGGATCCGACGGGCTCCGGCACTCTCGACGCCGCCCCTTCCCCCGCTCTCGGTGCCCGCGAGGAGCACGGATGA